The sequence TCTGATTCCAGGGAGGGGGAAGTCAGTGAAATACATGTGTCCTGTGGTATGCTTAGAGGTTCACCAGAACTGGACCCCAACCTAGCATCAAGACAGGCAGGATTTCAGTGCGCCTGGTACTTGAAAATCCCTTCCTTTTCGGAGTTCGTTCTCTGCTGGGACCTCTGCTTAGTCCTGCTGCTGATTCCGGGCACAGGGTAGGAGAAATTACATTCATTCTCTTCCTAGTTGTTCTCTCCAAGCAACATTTACTGTGATATACATGCTGTACACTAGGTTCTATGGCCCGGATTCAGAGATCGCACTGGGCAGGCTTCCCACCATTACATTTCCTGTGAGCCGCTGTTGTTGGCCTCAGCCCTGAAAAGCACCACTTTCCAGATGAGACATGTGGGTTTCCGTGTAGAGGGTGGAGTTGAGGAGTGACAAGCACCCATCACTCAGCAAGAAGCAGATGCAGCAGCCCACACACAACCTAGGCTTCTTGACTCCAAACCCCCTACCTTGTCCACAACACTGTGCAATGTCACTGGTCCCTTGTCCATTTCCAGTTATTGCCCAGGGCCTCATGAAGCACAACGCAGAGGGTCGAATCCAGAACCTCCGCCTCATGGACAGTCTGAATGCCTCAGGGCAGATGGCCCCAGGGATGGTGGGCCGGCTAATAAATGGTATGAACCTCCAGAAACAGCAAGAAAGCAGGTGAGCCCCTGAACCCCATCTCTGGCCCTAGGACTCTCTATAAAGCTCTGGGTCAGAGAGCAGAGCTCAGGACGTGGGGGCACACGGCTGTgaaaggggaaagcaggaagACTGGAAGAAGGGGATGAACGGCCCGATGCAAGACCGAGTGGGGGGCCCAATATGAGAGGTCATTTGGGGAGGAAGCGTAACAGGGTGATCAAAGCAAAGCCAGGAAGAAAAGTTCCTGCACTTAAATCCTGGGTCTGCCACCAACCTTGGGGAAATGGCCTGAGCACTCAAGCCTTATCTACAACATGGGTGCCCAGAGCACAGCCTGGATCAACGTCTGGGGTGCCAAAGGAACCCAGGACTAGAGTCTGACATTGGAATCCCACTCTGTGGCTTGATAGCTGTGTGACTCTAGATAAGGTGTTTGAGGTCTCTGAGCTTCAGCCTTAAGCCCTCATCAGTAAAAAGGGTGAAATAACTGTCCCTGGATCAGGGCCTTAGGAGCTTTCTCTGTCACACACAGTAGATGTGTAGACCTTGGGCACTCCAATTAGCCCAACAGAGCAGGACCGGCTGCTCGACCATACTTCCACTCCTTCCTCTGGAGGGCAGGGCCTCCTCAGCCTCCCAGGCCCCTAGCCCCTCCACTGCAGCAACCCGTTTCCTGCCTGCTATGCCCTTAAgctcccttctctctcattcCGCCCCTCAGTCCTGCCCTTCTAATGAGCCCTCGTACTTGCTGGCAGGGTTTCCCTGGATGTCTGCAGCCACAACACTTCCCACCTTCCATTCTGTTAATAATAGTTGTTACAAGCATTCATTGTACACCTGCTGGGTACCAGGACCTGGGCTGGGTCCTTGGAATACAGCTATGAACAGGACATAGGGTCACTGCCTTTTTGGATCTTATATCCTAGTTATTTAAGtcacaaaagtaaataatttcagGTACAGGGAAATGTTCTGAAGACAGCTTTAGCAAGGTAAGAGTGGGGCTGATCAGGAAGACCTTTCTAAAGAGATAATCCCTAGGAAGAATGAAGGGAAGGGAGCAAACCACATGAAGGACATAGGAGGGCAGTAAGTGCAAAGGCTGAGGCAGGAAAGAGACTGGTGTGTCTGAGAATGAGAAGTCCTGTGTGGCTGGTGGGCAAGGCAGAGGGTCGTAGAAGGTGCGGCAGTGGAGGCAGGTAGGGCCAGACCCTGCAGGTCTTAGGGGTCACAGTGTGGAGTTCAGCTTTTATTCCAAGAGCAGTGAGAAACCCAGGGAGAGTGTTAAGTAATAAGGCTGCCTCTTGGCTGCCGCATGGAGAATAGTTTGTAGAGAGACCAAGTTCATGGTAAGGAGCCCAAGAACATCTCCAGGCGAGAAGCGATGGTAGCCTGGTCCAGGTGAAAGGGACAGGAGGAGTGGGAAGTTGCCAGACTCTGGGTAGATTTTGTAAGCAGAGCCAGCATGATTCACTGTTGGGTTGAATGTgaaggggagggatggagaaagCCAAGAAGGCTCCCAGGGCTTGGGCCGGGGGACCTGAGCAGGTGGTGGTCCCTGTGCTAGGAGGCAGTGGTTGGGTCTGAGAACAGCCCCCGTGTGGGTCTGCAGCTGGCTGTGGGTTGCACACGTTCGTGGTGTGGAGCTGTGAAGGGCCCTCTGGGACAACGTGCAGCCCTAGGCTCCTGCAGGTGGCTCTTGCCCTCCGAGCATCTTTAAAAGGATCTGActcaactccccccccccccacccaggcccttTTCATAAACAGCATGCCAGCCTTTCTTGTCAGCCTGAGAACCTGATGTCTGAGCTCCCTCCCACTCAAAGGGCCTCTGCTCTTTCCTTCTCTAGTGCCAACATCACCAACATTCAGCTAGACTACAGTGGGATCCGGATATCTTTCCATAAGGAGTGGTTCTCAGCAAACATCTTACTTGAATTTGACATTGACTTGAGACTGTGAGTCATACAGCAGCAGGGTCGGTGGGGTGCTGTTCCTCCTCAGTGGGAATCTGGGAGTTGGGGGGATGTGGAATTTGGCAACCTGGGGAACCTAGATCTTTATGACTCCCACCTGGTTCAAATTCTGTTTCTGAACTCACTCActatgtgaccctgggcaggtcacTTTACATCTCCGAGCCCCAGTTTCTTCAGCTGAAATGTGGGTGGCAATCCCTGGTCATTTGCTCATTTAAGCCTATGTGAGttcattacattgattttttaaaaaagagagaaacacttAAATTATATCATCACCTTCCCTCCATCTGCTCAGACTATCCTTTACCATCAGCTGCCCCCAAGAAAACGGGAGATGACAGCTAAACGGTACagactttttaaataagataaactCTACTTCTGAATATCGAAAGGCCCCTTAGCTGGTCTGTCTAAAGGATTTTCAGAAGTCACTCTGCCTAACAGCATTTTCTCCTTGGTCACTGGTTGCGGGAGTCAACAGGCCGGGCTGGTTTATTGAAAGAGTCACTCTTCCCTTTGTGTGGGCTGTTTCCACCACCTCCTCTCTGTTTCctgccctttccctcctcctcctctctctcgtcCCCAGGTCCTTCAATAACAAGATTATAAAGACACATGCAAGCATGAACCTGGTTGTGGAGTTCTGGCTGGAGAAAGACGAGTTCGGCCGGAGGCATCTGGTGATAGGCCATTGCTCTGTAGAGCCGAGCAGCATCCACACGACAGTCCTAACAGAGTAAGATCCCAGCTGCCCTCCACTGGGCTGGGCCCCTTCCTGCCTAGCCTTAGCTGTGGCCATGCGGCTCTACCACCTCCTGGATGAGCCCAACACAGGTCTCACCCTTTCCCCAGGACCTACTTCTCTTCCTGAGTCAGCATCCCAGTGACGGCCCAGCCAACCTCCCAGGAGCCAAATTCTTTGTCCTCCTCACGCCCAGCTGCCCACCTTCACTGGCTCCCATCAATGACCTACTGGCAGCCCCCGcttgtctcctctctctccatccccacagCTACTACCCCAGCTCCTAGACCACTCTGTGGACTACTGCAGGAGCCAAGCTGGGTTTCCCAGACTCAGAACTCACCTCCTTCACTCCATTCTTCCACTGGGCAGAATTAACTTTCTAGCACAGAAACGGGGTCATGTCTCCTAGCTCCTCCTCCAAACTCTCCAGTGGTTCTCCAAAGCCCTCTGAATGAAGAGCAAACTCCTGGATGTCAGTCAGGACCCCACTTGTCCTCTCAGCTGCCCCATCCTATAGCCCTTTGCCCTCTTGTGTTGCTGAAGGGCCTAACCCTCTATCAACACACCATGGATTTTCATACCACcgtgcctttgcacatgctgatTCTTTTGGTTGGAAtgcccttcccttcttctctagAACTCTTCttcatcactcattcattcaacaactactGATTGAGAACCTACTATGAGCCAGACATGGCATGCCTGATGCTAGAAATACAGTTGTgaataagatagaaaaaaaaaaaagagaactatttgTAGGGCATATTAATTAATAGAGTATAATAGGTTTATATACTGGCTGACTAAGTCTATCAACTCAGCAGAATGTGAGACTCCTGAGGGCAAGATTTGGGTGTGATTTCTCCCTGCAATTCCAGAATGCTGAAAGCAACTAGGTCTTCAGTGGGTGTCCATTTACTTACTCATCAGACATTCACTAAATGCCTAAATCATGCCAGGCATTCAAGGCTAGGACAGTGCAGAGGAAGGTCTGAACTCTGGAGCTCTACTGACCTGGTTCTAATTTAATCcacacttactggctgtgtgaccttaagcaaatCACATCACCTCTCTGAGTTGCCCCTTCAACTACTGACAGCAATGCCTCTAGTATAGGGCTGTCTTAGGATGACTGTGTAAGGTGTACTCACTGCCTAGCGCCTGGCATTGGTAAAGCACGGATTTATCTGTTCTGTATATCTACCTTCTTTCTAGAGATATCTCACCAAAGATGAAACATTTTCTCCGCAACTTCAGGGAGAACTTGGCAAAAGTTATCCCACACCTGGTGGAAAGTCAGGtaagtttgagaaaaatattgtCCCCTGGGGTATCTTTGCGTCTGCGGGTCAGGACATACATACTGGCAATTCAGAAAAAGAGTTTCCAATCTTGGGCTTTAGGACctgaaaattttccattaaaaatttcagtttgttaTCTACTGGCTTGGGTGTCCTTGGCAAGGGACTCAGCCTCCCCGCACCTCAATTTGCCC comes from Mustela nigripes isolate SB6536 chromosome 7, MUSNIG.SB6536, whole genome shotgun sequence and encodes:
- the BPIFA3 gene encoding BPI fold-containing family A member 3; translation: MCPIWRLLVLLGLLSVPSALHKQPWHGLAEAHMDRPALARIIAQGLMKHNAEGRIQNLRLMDSLNASGQMAPGMVGRLINGMNLQKQQESSANITNIQLDYSGIRISFHKEWFSANILLEFDIDLRLSFNNKIIKTHASMNLVVEFWLEKDEFGRRHLVIGHCSVEPSSIHTTVLTEDISPKMKHFLRNFRENLAKVIPHLVESQVCPLISEILKQLDVKLLKSLMEQAAAHKFNQL